A single Aggregatilinea lenta DNA region contains:
- a CDS encoding FHA domain-containing protein encodes MPGTVQKPSSQDAPRVHCPKCGYANVAARTTCRSCGASLEKPPVLPVAAHPLPPLENVGDRLFKEDDIVLLAFVSLGQQLFFPIEASVLLGRDTSAPAGEPVIDLSRYDAKALGVSRQHCRLQRREKQLLVTDLDSSNFTYLNGQRLIPHRPYAVAHGDHLLLGQLYVVVYFRPPDLD; translated from the coding sequence ATGCCTGGCACAGTTCAAAAACCGTCATCGCAGGATGCACCGCGCGTGCACTGCCCGAAATGCGGATACGCAAACGTCGCGGCCCGGACCACGTGCCGCAGTTGCGGTGCGTCCCTCGAAAAGCCCCCGGTTCTGCCGGTCGCGGCGCATCCGCTGCCGCCGCTGGAAAACGTGGGCGATCGGCTGTTTAAAGAGGACGACATCGTACTGCTGGCGTTTGTCTCGCTCGGCCAGCAGTTGTTTTTCCCCATCGAAGCATCTGTGCTGCTGGGGCGCGACACGTCCGCCCCTGCCGGTGAGCCGGTGATCGACCTCAGCCGCTACGACGCGAAAGCGCTCGGCGTCTCGCGCCAGCACTGCCGCCTTCAGCGCCGCGAAAAACAACTGCTCGTCACCGACCTGGACAGCAGCAACTTCACTTACCTCAACGGCCAGCGCCTGATCCCGCATCGCCCCTACGCCGTGGCGCATGGCGATCATCTGCTGTTGGGGCAGCTCTATGTGGTGGTCTACTTCCGCCCGCCGGACCTCGATTAG
- a CDS encoding carbohydrate ABC transporter permease, translating to MTSSASVRTRWQMRRPRIQWLPYVLLLPTLYFVFLFTVYPTFKVLRDSRIYYHPSRPDRQMVTDLKLPGIDEATRSIRGPNNVGLAYFRAMVEPDSPEGETFRQVIGNSALYVVGTVPISMILALLFALLVNRKMRGVGIARLALFYPTVLPMVSAATIWLFFFTPDYGLWNQLFKFFGYGGPQNWVINPKLALWSLIIVAIWKNAGYFMIFYLAGLQGLPEDVYEAAALDGANWFTQLTRITVPLLRRTTLFVSVIAIIGAFQQVEHALVMTYELVSGEADLLLYEIYQQRFIQQDYGFANSLTVVMIAILFALTLANVFLTERQEYAN from the coding sequence ATGACCTCAAGCGCTTCCGTTCGCACGCGGTGGCAGATGCGGCGGCCACGCATCCAATGGTTGCCCTACGTGCTGCTGCTGCCGACGCTTTACTTCGTCTTCCTCTTCACGGTCTATCCCACCTTTAAAGTCCTGCGCGACAGCCGGATCTACTACCACCCCAGCCGCCCGGATCGCCAGATGGTCACCGACCTCAAGCTGCCCGGCATTGACGAGGCAACGCGCAGCATTCGCGGGCCGAATAACGTCGGGCTGGCCTACTTCCGCGCGATGGTCGAGCCAGATTCGCCCGAAGGCGAAACCTTCCGGCAGGTGATCGGCAACTCGGCGCTGTATGTCGTGGGCACGGTGCCAATCAGCATGATCCTGGCGCTGCTGTTTGCGCTGCTGGTCAACCGAAAAATGCGGGGTGTCGGCATCGCGCGGCTGGCGCTGTTTTATCCGACTGTGCTGCCGATGGTCAGCGCCGCGACGATCTGGCTGTTCTTTTTCACACCCGATTACGGCCTGTGGAACCAGTTGTTCAAGTTCTTCGGCTACGGCGGCCCGCAGAACTGGGTGATCAACCCCAAACTGGCGCTGTGGTCGCTGATTATCGTGGCGATCTGGAAGAATGCGGGCTACTTCATGATCTTCTATCTCGCCGGGCTGCAGGGACTGCCGGAGGATGTGTACGAGGCCGCCGCGCTGGACGGCGCAAACTGGTTCACGCAGTTGACGCGCATTACCGTGCCGCTGCTGCGCCGCACGACGCTGTTCGTCAGCGTGATCGCCATAATCGGGGCGTTCCAGCAGGTCGAGCACGCGCTGGTGATGACCTACGAGCTGGTCAGCGGTGAGGCGGACCTGCTGCTGTACGAGATCTACCAGCAGCGTTTCATCCAACAGGATTACGGTTTCGCCAACAGCCTGACGGTGGTGATGATCGCGATTCTGTTTGCGCTGACGCTGGCGAATGTCTTCCTCACGGAGCGGCAGGAATATGCAAACTGA
- a CDS encoding carbohydrate ABC transporter permease produces MQTERAALNASAARQPRSWGVWGINLLTVTLALVWAIPILWATIVSFRPPSDNLGRGDVWFADRLTLDSYEKATSLAPFFPKWEDGHLTNSYYTNTIEFTALTLAVQLVTVTLGGFVFAHFEFFGKRFLFAFILLQMMIPTAILLVPNFVTIREFSTVYLGIPKALYYKEFSLYDTPLAMAMPYFGSAFGTFLMRQAFLGVPRDLVDAGVVDGCRWYHLLRHVYLPPSWPSLIAFGMVTVSFHWNELLWPLVVTSDKARPLTMGLLRFTQLTDIGAQWSLMMAATLIIAAPLLLLFIIFQRQFISSFLHSGLK; encoded by the coding sequence ATGCAAACTGAGCGCGCGGCCCTCAACGCCTCGGCTGCCCGGCAGCCCCGTTCGTGGGGCGTGTGGGGCATCAACCTGCTCACCGTCACGCTGGCGCTGGTGTGGGCCATCCCGATTTTGTGGGCGACGATCGTGTCGTTCCGCCCGCCGAGCGACAACCTGGGCCGGGGCGACGTGTGGTTCGCCGACCGACTGACGCTGGACAGCTACGAAAAAGCGACCTCGCTGGCTCCGTTTTTCCCCAAATGGGAAGACGGCCACCTGACGAACTCGTATTACACCAACACCATCGAGTTCACAGCGCTGACACTGGCCGTGCAACTCGTCACGGTGACGCTGGGCGGGTTCGTGTTCGCACACTTCGAGTTCTTCGGCAAGCGCTTCCTGTTCGCCTTCATCCTGCTACAAATGATGATCCCCACGGCGATCCTGCTCGTGCCCAACTTCGTCACTATTCGCGAGTTTTCGACCGTGTACCTGGGCATCCCGAAGGCGCTCTACTACAAGGAATTTTCGCTGTACGACACGCCGCTGGCAATGGCGATGCCCTACTTCGGCTCGGCGTTCGGCACGTTTCTGATGCGTCAGGCGTTTCTGGGCGTCCCGCGCGATCTCGTGGACGCGGGTGTGGTGGACGGCTGCCGCTGGTATCACCTGCTGCGGCACGTCTATCTGCCCCCAAGCTGGCCGTCGCTGATCGCGTTCGGGATGGTGACGGTGAGCTTCCACTGGAACGAGCTGCTGTGGCCGCTGGTCGTCACCAGCGACAAGGCCCGCCCGCTGACGATGGGCCTGCTGCGCTTCACACAGCTCACCGACATCGGCGCGCAGTGGAGCCTGATGATGGCCGCGACGCTGATCATTGCCGCGCCGCTGCTGCTGCTGTTCATCATTTTCCAGCGGCAGTTTATCAGCAGCTTCCTGCATTCGGGGCTGAAGTAA
- a CDS encoding ABC transporter substrate-binding protein, with translation MKVRLLLIVAILVTALGVSSAAAQDKTVVTIYFPIAVDSPVTEILDEYTAAYEAENPDVDIVFSYEGGYTDVQTKLRTVAEGGGDLPAGAIMLATDIFDVANAGLVQPWDAYVDEDTLSDYFDVWLSNSYYDADGDGTGELYGLPFQRSTVLLYYNATLLAENNMEPPANWQELAEDAQTLTTDTRWGILIPNSWPYWELQPFALGAGQNLVGDSDTEVFFNSDAAVEALQYWVDLYTVYNATPAGVQNNWGDAPGLFASGDAAMIVHSTGSMPGILSAADFEVNVSGIPGKDGGHFTVPGGGNLYLVAGIDDATAQAMADFALWLTSPEQTVDWSIRTGYLPVRQSALELESWTSYAADTPQAAQAVATLDSAGPELSVQSLADVRNALHTHILAVLNGEEEPQAALDAAQAEADEILSIYQ, from the coding sequence TTGACAGCCCCGTGACCGAAATCCTCGACGAATACACCGCCGCCTACGAGGCCGAAAATCCCGATGTCGACATCGTCTTCTCGTACGAAGGCGGCTACACCGACGTCCAGACCAAGCTGCGCACCGTGGCCGAAGGCGGCGGTGATTTGCCCGCTGGCGCGATCATGCTGGCGACGGATATCTTCGATGTCGCGAATGCCGGGCTGGTCCAGCCGTGGGATGCCTACGTGGACGAAGACACCCTGAGCGACTACTTCGACGTGTGGCTGTCAAACAGCTATTACGACGCGGACGGCGACGGCACCGGCGAACTGTACGGGCTGCCGTTCCAGCGCTCGACCGTGCTGCTGTACTACAACGCCACGCTGCTGGCCGAAAATAACATGGAGCCGCCCGCCAACTGGCAGGAACTGGCCGAAGACGCGCAGACCCTGACCACCGATACCCGCTGGGGCATCCTGATCCCCAACAGCTGGCCGTACTGGGAACTGCAGCCCTTCGCGCTCGGCGCGGGCCAGAACCTCGTCGGCGACAGCGACACCGAGGTGTTCTTCAACAGTGACGCCGCCGTTGAGGCGCTCCAGTACTGGGTCGACCTCTACACCGTGTACAACGCGACGCCCGCCGGGGTCCAGAACAACTGGGGCGACGCGCCCGGCCTGTTCGCCAGCGGCGACGCGGCGATGATCGTGCACAGCACCGGCTCTATGCCCGGCATCCTCTCCGCGGCGGACTTTGAAGTCAACGTGAGCGGCATCCCCGGCAAGGACGGCGGCCACTTCACGGTGCCCGGCGGCGGCAACCTGTATCTGGTAGCGGGCATCGACGACGCGACCGCGCAGGCAATGGCCGACTTCGCGCTGTGGCTGACCTCACCGGAGCAGACCGTGGACTGGTCGATCCGCACGGGATACCTGCCGGTGCGCCAGAGCGCGCTGGAACTGGAAAGCTGGACCAGCTACGCCGCCGATACGCCGCAGGCCGCGCAGGCCGTCGCCACGCTCGATTCGGCGGGGCCGGAGCTGTCGGTGCAGTCCCTGGCGGACGTCCGCAACGCGTTGCACACGCACATCCTGGCCGTGTTGAACGGTGAGGAAGAACCCCAGGCGGCGCTCGACGCCGCCCAGGCCGAAGCTGACGAAATCCTGAGCATCTACCAGTAA
- the mvaD gene encoding diphosphomevalonate decarboxylase, with translation MVGQATDGKATAVACANIAFIKYWGRKDDALRLPLNASISMNLDRATTTTTVAFDPALERDEVVIEGMETAEKAAGRVSEHLDRVRSMAGITTRARVASRNSFPAGAGIASSASAFAALSAAGIAAAGVAMDERGLTVLARLGSGSAARSIPAGFVEWYAGDRSEDSYAEQIAAPDHWDLCDLIALVQTGHKEVASTRGHALVESSPFADARLAAAERALPVVRDALLARDFDVFGEETELEAIRMHAVAMSSRPSVIYWSPATVAIMLAVREARADGVGAYFTIDAGANVHVLCREDDAADLDTRLRAVPGVLDVLVNRPGPGIQWVSGHLI, from the coding sequence ACGACGCGCTGCGCCTGCCGCTGAACGCCTCGATTTCGATGAACCTGGACCGCGCCACGACCACCACGACCGTGGCCTTCGATCCGGCCCTGGAACGGGACGAGGTGGTGATCGAGGGCATGGAAACCGCCGAAAAAGCCGCCGGGCGCGTCAGCGAGCACCTCGACCGCGTGCGCTCGATGGCCGGAATCACGACGCGGGCGCGGGTTGCCTCGCGGAACAGCTTCCCGGCGGGCGCGGGCATCGCCTCGTCGGCGTCGGCGTTCGCGGCGCTGTCGGCAGCGGGCATCGCGGCGGCAGGCGTCGCCATGGACGAGCGCGGGCTGACTGTGCTGGCGCGGCTGGGGTCCGGTTCGGCGGCGCGCTCGATCCCGGCGGGCTTCGTGGAGTGGTACGCGGGCGACCGCAGCGAAGACTCCTACGCGGAGCAGATCGCCGCGCCCGATCACTGGGATCTGTGCGACCTGATCGCGCTGGTGCAGACCGGGCACAAGGAAGTTGCCTCCACGCGCGGGCACGCGCTGGTCGAGTCCAGCCCGTTCGCGGACGCCCGGCTGGCCGCCGCCGAGCGCGCGCTGCCCGTCGTGCGCGACGCGCTGCTCGCGCGGGATTTCGACGTGTTCGGGGAGGAAACCGAGCTGGAAGCGATCCGCATGCACGCCGTCGCGATGAGTTCGCGCCCCAGCGTGATCTACTGGTCCCCGGCGACGGTGGCGATCATGCTGGCCGTGCGCGAAGCGCGCGCGGATGGCGTCGGCGCGTACTTCACCATCGACGCGGGCGCGAACGTGCACGTGCTCTGCCGCGAAGACGACGCGGCGGATCTGGACACGCGGCTGCGCGCGGTCCCCGGCGTGCTGGACGTGCTGGTCAACCGTCCCGGACCGGGGATTCAATGGGTGAGCGGGCACCTGATCTAG